In the genome of Streptomyces sp. Q6, the window GTCCCCGCCGACTTCTGGTACGCCTCGCTGCACTACATGATCACGCCGGCCCTCCTGATCTGGCTCTTCCGGCGCCGCGCCGACGTCTACCGCAGGGCCCGCACCTGGCTGATGACGTCCACCATGATCGGCCTCATCGGCTTCACGCTGCTGCCGACGTGCCCGCCCCGGCTCCTCTCCTCGGGCCACGGCTTCGTCGACACGATGGCGCAGTACAGCTCGTACGGCTGGTGGGGCGGGGCGGCCAGCGCGCCCAAGGGCATGGGCGGGATGACCAACCAGTACGCGGCGATGCCCAGCCTGCATGTCGGGTGGGCGCTGTGGTGCGGGGTCATGCTGTGGCGGCACGGCCGCACCCCGTACGCGAAGGCCGCCGGTGTCGCCTACCCGCTGATCACCACGATCGTCGTCATGGGCACCGCCAACCACTACTTCTTCGACGCGCTCGCCGGGGGCGCCGTGATGGGCGTGGGACTGCTGCTCACGAAGCCGGTCATGGCGGTCGCGGCGCGGATCCGGGACCGGGCCGCGCTGGTGTTCGCGGCGGTCTCGGGCACGGCACCTTCCACCACAGGTTCCTCGATTGTCAGTGGAGAGTGCCAGACTTCCCCGGGTGAGCGAATTCCCCGACAGCGCAAGGCCGCCGCAGCAGCCCCCGAGGCAGAGGACGGGGCTACGGCACCAGCTCGCTGAGCTGCGCGGTCCCGACATTCCGCCCCGCCCGCTCGACGCCAGGGCGCTGGCCGCGCTCGCGGCGAACCCCGGGTGCAGGCGGCGTGCGCTCCTGGACGGGGCGGGCGTCGACAAGGCGCGGCTCGCGGACGCGCTGGGTTCGCCCTCGGGCTTCGGCCAGTCCCAGTTCGC includes:
- a CDS encoding phosphatase PAP2 family protein produces the protein MSQTIDDAPHTGAIPGARLRWWTELPLIVLVYGAYSAGRLLARGDVSTAVDHGLAILRAEKAVRLNFEHPLNRLFTREAWIGVPADFWYASLHYMITPALLIWLFRRRADVYRRARTWLMTSTMIGLIGFTLLPTCPPRLLSSGHGFVDTMAQYSSYGWWGGAASAPKGMGGMTNQYAAMPSLHVGWALWCGVMLWRHGRTPYAKAAGVAYPLITTIVVMGTANHYFFDALAGGAVMGVGLLLTKPVMAVAARIRDRAALVFAAVSGTAPSTTGSSIVSGECQTSPGERIPRQRKAAAAAPEAEDGATAPAR